The window AAAATGCCTTGTTCTATATGCTCATCTCATCTTTTTTTTTCAGGGTGGGGGGCAGCCTGCTCTACAATACGTTGCTTGTGGCGTGATTAGTTTTGTTGCTGTTCACTGTTTGTGGAATGTAGAAGTAAAACAGGTAAGGTCGGTCCATATTGTTGTTTGTACTATAGATATGCCTATTGCCAGTCCCAATTGTGTGGTGGTTGATGGCATTCTGTAGTGACATATCCTATTTGCTAATATCTCTTTTTTCCCCTCACTTGAGGGTGACAACAATCAGCCGATGAGTGAAGTGTGGGATTGGAACATGTATGGAACCAAACTGAAGTTTCATGGATGGTTTATTGACACTGCCAATGAGGATGGTGACGGAGGTGAGGATGGTGACGGAGGTGAGGATGATGCTTCATTTGCCTCGGAGCATTCCGATGATGAAGATTTGACGGAGGTGTCAATTTTACGTGCGGTGCAAGTGTTGGCCATTCGTGCAAACTTCCGTATCAGCCGTATGGACGCCCATGACTGGTACCAAAGTTTTGTCATCTATACGGCGCTCGAGGGGGAAGTACAAGAGGTATACACTAGCTACCGTATGTTATATCTACTACATGCTTTATGCCTCTTTACATGCATTATATATTGTAATAAATTAAAATCCTTCACATTCATGCTTTCATGTGTAGGAAGGAATGGATTTGGTACTCACTGGACCATGTGGGATACTACAGGCTTACGGTGGCATCTGCTTGGAGGTTTTCACAGAAGACCTGGTTTTCACAGAAGACGATGAGGGGTCTTCTACTGATGATGAGGGGTCTTGGGGCGGTCATTTCCGCCGAGGCTGGGATGTTACTGATCCTGATGAAGTTGAGGAATTCACACAAACCATCTATGGAGGCCTTGGCCGCAAGTTGGAGATCACATATTTGGTGATTCCGGAAGCAGTTGAGACCTATGTTGAGGTCAGGTTGAACCTCAAAGACTTCGGTTTGAGAAGCTGCTCTGTGTATGGTAGCGTCAAGGCAATTGCCGTTGACTATGGGAGCAAAAGCGTCAATCTCTTCAGTTTTGAACGAGGCAGTAGCTTGTCCCTGCCCTGTGGTTCCACGTGCATTCTTCCACTGGGACCACACATGATTGCATTGCCTAAAGGTAGACAGTACAAACTCCACATAGAGGTGGACCTAAGAGTAATCACAACCTGTGACAGCCAAGAAGAGGACAAGAATTTGAAATTCTGTCTAGACTGCAGCCGTAGAATTAGGAGTGAAGAACGTCTAGAGTTACCCCGTAGAATTAGGACTCAAGAAAGAGAATTCGATGGTGATCAAGTTGAAGTGAAGGTCATCTGGGCCCTAGCAAGATCCTTCTAGATCCTCGATAAATTTGTCTAAGAAAGGAGCTAGAAGCGAAATAAGTGAAGGAAGGCATGTGCCACATGTGGAACTTTGTCTATGTTTGCCAGATCATATTATCTATTTCCTTGTGTTCGATCTATTCATGCCATTTTATTTGAACTGAACTTGGGTGAGTGGGATACCAAGAATAGTAAAAGAGTCTTTCGTATTCATTAGTGAATATTTATATTCGGCAAGGAACCGAATACATGAAACTAAAATAATTGTGAAACTGCATGCTACCATTACTCAGCAATCAAGAGTCCTTAATTAATGGCTATATATTTTCCTCTATTTTTGGTCAAACTTGACCAATTTTGACTTTAACAAAACCCTAAATGCGCAGTAAATAAAAACGGCCTGAGTAGCAATCAGGCAACGTTGTTAGAAATGGTGTTGGCTAAGTGCacctaaggccctgtttggttcagaAGTCCTAAGACTTTTTCTAGTTTCAACTAAAAAGACTTTTTCTAGTTTcaactaaaaagtccctcccTGTTTGTTTCCTGGGACTAAAAAATTCCTAGTCCCTCCCTaaaggttattaaatgacatgtaaaagaccatgttacccctagtatacATAAAAATAACAACCAAACAAAACCATGGGACGGCGGGGCAATGGGTGCAGGGAGGGTCATTGTTGGAAAAGTCCCAAAAAAGactccttgagagtcttcttcatttaGTCCCAAAAAGCAACTTTTAGTTCCTAGTAGTCCCTcttgtttggttaaaaagtctctaagacagactttttctagtccctgaAACAAACACCCCCTAAAGCTCATAGTTGGACAGCATACCACTgcattttgatttgatttgggaGCTAATTTAGCGACTATCCATATAATCACTCTGATTTCGTTTTCACTAATCTGGTCTAAACTCTGATTTCCTTAGCTCTGTGATCAGCTTTCCCTCGCTGGATAGCACTTCAACCTTTACATACATTTTTTTCATCATAATATCCCCGGACTAAATTTCAAAATCAGTTCCTGGCCCACTATTTAGGTTCCGTGTAACAGTTATCTTTCAATATTTAACCATTTGGATCCGAATCAATGAACGGCTGTCAATATTTCCAAGTGTTGTAAAATTCGTCCTTATTGTGTCAAGAAGAAAAGGAACTATATTCGTAGACTGTTGGATGACAGTGGTGAATGGAAAGAGGACAACGAGTCAATGAAGAATCTGATTGTAGCTATTTTCAACACTTGTTCACTTCAGAAGTTGCAGATCCGAATTGGAATGTTATTAACAGGGTGAAACCGAAAGTTACTCCCTACATGAATGAGGCTTTAATGGCCCCATATACCGAAGAGGAGGTAAAGAGAGCCttatttagtactccctccgttttgaATTAGTCTACATCCTGACTAGATAATTTGTTCCAAATTAGTCTACATTCTACCAAGGAAGCGCAAACAGTGCTTCCATCAGCGGCCATCGGTGCTACCGTCCGCGTTCGGCCGTGCTACCTGCCGGAGTCAGCATTGCTACCGGCGGTGCTACTTGCCGGAGTCAGCATGCTACCGACGATGCTGCCGGCATTGGTCGGCGAGGTCCCGTCCCACCTTTGTAGGTCGGGACGATGGTGCAGCGGGCGGCGGTGCGGGCAGCGCGGACAACGGTGCTCGGAGTTGGCTCGTTGCCGGCCATGCAAGAAGAAGGTCGGGGGAGGCCCTCTTACAAGTCACACCCTCTTGAGCCTTGACCCTAGAAGGACCACAAAGTGGTATACACGAATTGAATTTCTTCTATAAACCACAAGGCCATACCCGGCATATGGGCATCGGTGCGTCTCGAAACCAACCTCGTTTGTTCGATTCAGTAAACAGTAAAAAATTTCCTCTCACTTTTCACCACAGCCGTCAGATATGTATTTTTTTTCCCACTTCCTACTTTTCTTCTATAAACCACAAGGCCATACCCGGCATATATGGGCATCGGTGCGTCCCGAAATCAACCCCGTTCCTTTGATTCAGTAAACAGTAAAATCTTTCCTCTCATTTTTCACCACAGCCGTGAGATATGGTAAAATTTTTTCCCACTTCCTACTTGGTTGAATAGGTCCATGACAGATGGGTCTAAGAAAGTACAGTGCCGCGAGGAGCGGTGAAAACCCTAGCCAATCCTCTCTCGTCCCCGCGCCTCCATTCTCGTCCCTCCACGCTATCCTCCCGCGCCTCCCTCATAGCCCCGGCGCGGCGCCGCCTCTACCACCTCCTCCTCTCTCTG is drawn from Aegilops tauschii subsp. strangulata cultivar AL8/78 chromosome 1, Aet v6.0, whole genome shotgun sequence and contains these coding sequences:
- the LOC109747203 gene encoding uncharacterized protein, with the translated sequence MMISKMHDMLLPVFSLFKFRLDAPRIHSVIKSWAVASIPGFFVCMCCAAMKHCLANNVLGISSRIQHVFPPADAASMLFIADTAISGICVALALCIAVPRASKNRFFNYAFLRYTVIIIILNCFQSTQGGGQPALQYVACGVISFVAVHCLWNVEVKQGDNNQPMSEVWDWNMYGTKLKFHGWFIDTANEDGDGGEDGDGGEDDASFASEHSDDEDLTEVSILRAVQVLAIRANFRISRMDAHDWYQSFVIYTALEGEVQEEGMDLVLTGPCGILQAYGGICLEVFTEDLVFTEDDEGSSTDDEGSWGGHFRRGWDVTDPDEVEEFTQTIYGGLGRKLEITYLVIPEAVETYVEVRLNLKDFGLRSCSVYGSVKAIAVDYGSKSVNLFSFERGSSLSLPCGSTCILPLGPHMIALPKGRQYKLHIEVDLRVITTCDSQEEDKNLKFCLDCSRRIRSEERLELPRRIRTQEREFDGDQVEVKVIWALARSF